In one window of Candidatus Thermoplasmatota archaeon DNA:
- a CDS encoding CocE/NonD family hydrolase, with protein MHRSSIALVLAAAVLAPALAPLAHSSSHLPQVRTGVLASFDGTPIVYTLFTPAGASAEAPVPVVLMTHGWAGSRSTNASGSVARMLDAGFAVLTWDSRGFGESGGFVELNSPDHEVRDVSALLDMLAKDPKIALDGPGDPRVGMIGGSYAGGIQLLAGAFDARLDAIAPDIAWSDLRYSLAPNGVPKTFWIEVLFGAGLATGVANGLSPLNPAGPQALGYNTSLPAWWTHVHATNAANDEVLDGLAYRSPATYAGAAAVPTLVTSGWPDALFNANEAVANFLAVPDGTPAKLMLYCGGHSGCPYVSNTTHVTAMQVAWMTRWLHDDPSVATGAPVEWQTSDGSWREATGWPPASTTWATASGTGRLVSTPLPTGGGHPGLSAGGFSGSHDFAAVDRGVSSFVFTVLPPESSPREVTGIPRATVTVEGTGAEAFVFLRLVDLKTKRTLDEQTTPLRLPLGNGPAMATVDLVGVSYVLPAGHGLGLEVTTSDWIHATNRAPAAFDVSVDVSVPLV; from the coding sequence ATGCACCGCTCGTCGATCGCCCTCGTCCTCGCCGCCGCCGTCCTCGCGCCCGCGCTTGCGCCCCTTGCGCATTCGTCCTCGCACCTGCCCCAGGTGAGAACCGGCGTCCTGGCCTCGTTCGACGGCACGCCCATCGTCTACACGCTCTTCACGCCCGCGGGCGCCTCGGCCGAGGCCCCGGTCCCGGTCGTCCTCATGACGCACGGCTGGGCCGGCTCGCGTTCGACCAACGCGAGCGGGAGCGTCGCGCGCATGCTCGACGCGGGTTTCGCCGTCCTGACGTGGGACTCGCGCGGCTTCGGCGAATCCGGCGGTTTCGTGGAGCTCAACAGTCCCGACCACGAGGTGCGCGACGTCAGCGCCCTCCTCGACATGCTCGCGAAGGATCCGAAAATCGCGCTCGACGGGCCTGGCGATCCGCGCGTCGGGATGATCGGCGGCTCCTACGCGGGCGGGATCCAGCTCCTCGCGGGCGCGTTCGACGCGCGCCTCGACGCGATCGCCCCCGACATCGCCTGGTCGGATCTCCGCTACAGCCTCGCCCCGAACGGCGTGCCGAAGACGTTTTGGATCGAGGTCCTCTTCGGCGCGGGGCTTGCGACCGGCGTCGCGAACGGACTTTCGCCGCTGAACCCCGCGGGCCCGCAGGCCCTGGGCTACAACACGAGCCTCCCCGCGTGGTGGACCCACGTCCACGCAACGAACGCGGCGAACGACGAGGTGCTCGACGGCCTCGCCTACCGGTCGCCCGCCACCTATGCGGGCGCAGCCGCGGTTCCCACGCTCGTCACGAGCGGGTGGCCCGACGCCCTCTTCAACGCGAACGAGGCCGTCGCGAACTTCCTCGCGGTGCCGGACGGGACCCCCGCGAAGCTCATGCTTTACTGCGGAGGCCACTCGGGCTGTCCCTACGTCTCGAACACGACGCATGTGACCGCGATGCAGGTCGCGTGGATGACGCGATGGCTCCACGACGACCCTTCGGTCGCGACGGGCGCGCCCGTCGAGTGGCAGACGAGCGACGGATCCTGGCGCGAGGCGACCGGATGGCCCCCGGCCAGCACGACGTGGGCCACGGCCTCGGGCACGGGCCGGCTCGTCTCGACGCCGCTTCCCACGGGCGGCGGCCATCCCGGACTTTCCGCGGGAGGCTTCTCGGGGTCGCACGATTTCGCGGCCGTCGATCGCGGCGTGTCGTCCTTCGTCTTCACCGTGCTTCCTCCGGAGTCTTCGCCGCGCGAGGTGACCGGCATCCCCCGGGCGACGGTCACGGTCGAAGGGACGGGGGCGGAGGCGTTCGTGTTCCTCCGCCTCGTCGACCTCAAGACGAAGCGCACGCTTGACGAGCAGACGACGCCGCTGCGCCTCCCGCTCGGGAACGGCCCCGCGATGGCCACGGTCGACCTCGTGGGCGTAAGCTACGTCCTGCCCGCCGGCCACGGGCTCGGCCTCGAGGTCACGACGAGCGATTGGATCCACGCGACAAACCGCGCGCCGGCGGCCTTCGACGTCTCGGTCGACGTCTCCGTCCCCCTCGTGTGA
- a CDS encoding DUF58 domain-containing protein → MEPTGLARVLLAGGGGLLVVGVLTASLAPSAAGLAVILLLAHARFAADAAFAATTLRYKRRVLEPVLHEGEAFHVEIDGRDSALPPGVRVSARDLRPAETPALDDPTVEGADTATYTLLATAKGTHTFTHVVADLLDARGLWRARRLVPLETTVHALASLEAIEAGRRLAKRDPLDASAKSPVGLLVRDLEFESLRAFAPGDRLRDVDWKRYAKVGALLTKTWEKELEATVLVLLDAGRTMRAADDRASKLDHAATLALELVEAAIDRNHRVAFAAFDELDVVDDVPATRDRSLPRRLAERLADLPARLLAARRLDVGLPDDAPADAGEVAFLAAVQGLAARAPARPRPGVAVATERAIAGLGDQKLFVVLFTDLETLPDATLKSVATLAERGHRVVAVVLPGTSYRAPPAEPRLRDLENAYRERATRRRARTALARRGVRIVEIDPGTTAAAIAAAARKDPNARGGVR, encoded by the coding sequence GTGGAGCCGACGGGCCTCGCGCGCGTCCTCCTTGCGGGCGGAGGCGGGCTCCTCGTCGTCGGCGTCCTCACGGCGAGCCTCGCCCCGAGCGCCGCGGGCCTCGCCGTCATCCTCCTCCTTGCCCACGCGCGCTTCGCGGCCGACGCGGCCTTCGCCGCGACGACGCTCCGGTACAAGCGCCGCGTCCTCGAGCCCGTCCTCCACGAGGGCGAGGCCTTCCACGTCGAGATCGACGGGCGCGACTCCGCGCTCCCCCCGGGCGTCCGCGTCTCGGCGCGCGACCTTCGCCCCGCGGAGACGCCCGCCCTCGACGACCCGACGGTCGAAGGCGCGGATACCGCTACGTACACGCTCCTTGCGACCGCGAAGGGGACGCACACGTTCACGCACGTCGTCGCGGATCTCTTGGACGCGCGCGGCCTCTGGCGCGCGCGACGCCTCGTGCCGCTCGAGACCACGGTGCACGCGCTCGCGAGCCTCGAAGCGATCGAGGCCGGTCGACGCCTCGCGAAACGCGACCCGCTCGACGCGTCCGCGAAGAGCCCCGTCGGACTCCTCGTGCGGGACCTCGAGTTCGAGAGCCTGCGCGCGTTCGCGCCCGGCGACCGCCTGCGCGACGTCGACTGGAAGCGGTACGCCAAGGTCGGCGCCCTCCTCACGAAGACCTGGGAGAAGGAGCTCGAAGCGACGGTCCTCGTCCTCCTGGACGCGGGGCGCACGATGCGCGCCGCGGACGACCGCGCCTCGAAGCTCGACCATGCCGCGACGCTCGCGCTCGAACTGGTGGAGGCCGCGATCGACCGCAATCACCGCGTCGCCTTCGCGGCCTTCGACGAGCTCGACGTCGTGGACGACGTACCCGCGACGCGGGACCGCTCCCTCCCGCGCCGGCTCGCCGAGCGCCTCGCGGACCTCCCGGCCCGGCTCCTCGCGGCGCGCCGCCTCGACGTCGGGCTACCGGACGACGCGCCCGCCGACGCGGGCGAGGTCGCCTTCCTCGCGGCCGTCCAAGGCCTCGCCGCGCGCGCGCCCGCGCGCCCCCGACCCGGCGTCGCGGTCGCGACGGAGCGCGCGATCGCGGGCCTCGGGGACCAGAAGCTCTTCGTCGTCCTGTTCACGGACCTCGAGACCCTGCCTGACGCGACCCTGAAGTCCGTCGCGACGCTCGCCGAGCGCGGCCACCGGGTGGTCGCGGTCGTCCTCCCCGGCACGAGCTACCGCGCGCCGCCCGCCGAGCCGCGCCTGCGCGACCTCGAGAACGCCTACCGGGAGCGCGCCACGCGCCGACGCGCCCGCACGGCGCTCGCGCGGCGCGGCGTCCGCATCGTCGAGATCGATCCCGGGACGACCGCCGCCGCCATCGCGGCGGCGGCCAGGAAGGACCCCAACGCGCGAGGAGGGGTCCGATGA
- a CDS encoding DUF1616 domain-containing protein: MRVETQRPWDLALVAGLALATVAVVLAFPWPPLRLVLGLLFVLVAPGYALVAALFPERRRVTVVRKGEDAEATEEVKEGLDAVERIALSLGLSIAVVPLAGLALNFTPWGIRLVPILATLAGFTLAACAVAAWRRARLPASERFVVAFDLSPPSWRGQSPLDKALTLGLALAVVIAGAALAYVLATPREGESFTEFYVLGPTGKAEGYPSNLSADETGRVIVGIVNREGEGVPYAARAYAERGSFVNGTGANRTFVVAETIPIAAWNATLADGEKDERNVTYAFAEPGTYRVRFDLDRPGAESPYRRLHLWVAVTG, encoded by the coding sequence GTGCGCGTGGAGACGCAGCGCCCCTGGGACCTCGCCCTCGTCGCGGGCCTCGCGCTCGCCACCGTCGCGGTGGTCCTCGCCTTCCCGTGGCCGCCCCTCCGACTCGTCCTCGGCCTCCTGTTCGTGCTCGTCGCCCCCGGCTACGCGCTCGTGGCGGCCCTTTTCCCCGAGCGCCGGCGCGTGACCGTCGTCCGCAAGGGCGAGGACGCCGAGGCGACCGAGGAGGTCAAGGAGGGCCTCGACGCCGTCGAGCGCATCGCGCTGAGCCTCGGTCTCAGCATCGCCGTCGTGCCCCTCGCGGGCCTCGCGCTCAACTTCACGCCCTGGGGCATCCGGCTCGTCCCCATCCTCGCGACGCTCGCCGGTTTCACGCTCGCCGCGTGCGCGGTCGCCGCCTGGCGTCGCGCGCGATTGCCGGCCTCGGAGCGCTTCGTCGTGGCCTTCGATCTCTCGCCTCCGTCCTGGCGCGGCCAGTCGCCCCTCGACAAGGCCCTCACCCTCGGGCTCGCGCTCGCGGTGGTGATCGCGGGCGCGGCGCTCGCCTACGTCCTTGCGACGCCGAGGGAAGGCGAATCGTTCACGGAATTCTACGTCCTCGGTCCGACGGGCAAGGCCGAAGGGTATCCCTCGAACCTCTCGGCGGACGAGACGGGACGCGTCATCGTGGGCATCGTGAACCGCGAAGGGGAAGGCGTCCCGTACGCGGCGCGCGCCTACGCCGAGCGGGGTTCGTTCGTGAACGGTACGGGCGCGAACCGGACGTTCGTCGTCGCCGAGACGATCCCCATCGCGGCGTGGAACGCCACCCTCGCCGACGGCGAGAAGGACGAGCGCAACGTGACCTACGCGTTCGCCGAGCCCGGAACGTACAGGGTTCGCTTCGATCTCGACCGCCCCGGCGCCGAATCGCCCTACCGCCGCCTGCACCTCTGGGTCGCCGTCACAGGTTGA
- the rfbA gene encoding glucose-1-phosphate thymidylyltransferase RfbA, with translation MKGIILAGGSGTRLHPMTRVVSKQLLPVYDKPMVYYPLSTLMLAGIREILVISTPHDLPLYRQLLGDGRELGLRLEYAEQPHPGGLAQAFIIGRDFVGDDAVTLILGDNIFFSHGLSKLLQDAVRSNEGATIFGYQVRDPQRYGVAEFDEKGNVVGLEEKPKQPKSSFAVTGLYIYDNEVLDIAAGLAPSPRGELEITDVNMEYLRRGKLKLVKFGRGTAWLDTGTHQSLLEASSFIATLDHRQTLKVACVEEVAYRMGYITAGDLEKLAAAYGPNNDYHSYLTNIARQAP, from the coding sequence ATGAAGGGCATCATCCTCGCCGGCGGGTCGGGCACGCGCCTCCACCCCATGACGCGGGTCGTGAGCAAGCAGTTGCTCCCGGTCTACGACAAGCCGATGGTCTACTATCCGCTCTCGACCCTCATGCTCGCGGGCATCCGCGAAATCCTCGTCATCTCCACGCCCCACGACCTCCCGCTCTACCGCCAACTCCTCGGCGACGGGCGCGAACTCGGGTTGCGCCTGGAGTACGCGGAACAGCCGCACCCGGGCGGCCTCGCGCAGGCCTTCATCATCGGCCGGGACTTCGTGGGCGACGACGCCGTCACGCTCATCCTCGGCGACAACATCTTCTTCAGCCACGGGCTTTCGAAGCTCCTCCAGGATGCGGTGCGCTCGAACGAGGGCGCGACCATCTTCGGCTACCAGGTGCGCGATCCGCAGCGCTATGGCGTCGCGGAATTCGACGAGAAGGGAAACGTCGTGGGCCTCGAGGAGAAACCAAAGCAGCCGAAATCGAGCTTCGCGGTCACCGGCCTCTACATCTACGACAACGAGGTTCTCGACATCGCGGCCGGCCTCGCGCCGTCGCCGCGCGGCGAGCTCGAAATCACTGACGTGAACATGGAATACCTCCGCCGCGGCAAACTGAAGCTCGTCAAGTTCGGCCGCGGCACGGCCTGGCTCGACACGGGGACGCACCAGTCGCTCCTCGAAGCGTCGAGCTTCATCGCGACCCTCGACCACCGGCAGACTCTCAAGGTGGCCTGCGTCGAGGAGGTCGCCTATCGGATGGGCTACATCACCGCCGGCGACCTCGAGAAGCTCGCCGCCGCGTACGGACCCAACAACGACTATCACAGCTACCTGACGAACATCGCGCGTCAGGCTCCTTGA
- a CDS encoding DUF4350 domain-containing protein — protein MRRATGRFYALTALVLVVAALVTAALMQPIVGTRTDFSLFNTRWNGASGFAAEAHGAGGLVPAFDVAEDDGNLSIVHRSFAEFAPDPGGASLVVLGPGSDPNEEEAAWLRQFVRAGGRALVADDFGRGNAFLEAIGAKTRFAGDALAGLAYARSPGFVVSANFTAHPLVEGVSESVLSFPTALDLGGSATSLARTDGSTWLDRDRDLERDAGEQAGPFTWIAVERVGAGEVLIVADPSVFVNGLRPLGDNARLASNAIAWLAIDGRRILIDESHRDYPDPVRFLGASLRALPETWRLGLAVGGFLAFVAFASVDGRALARRPRAALERLLGRLLPPARPRTRDLVAEARKRHPDWDESALTDILAQWKVKP, from the coding sequence ATGAGACGCGCGACGGGGCGGTTCTACGCGCTCACCGCGCTCGTGCTCGTCGTCGCGGCGCTCGTCACCGCCGCGCTCATGCAGCCCATCGTGGGCACGCGCACGGATTTCAGCCTGTTCAACACCCGGTGGAACGGCGCGAGCGGCTTCGCCGCGGAGGCGCACGGCGCGGGAGGCCTCGTGCCCGCGTTCGACGTCGCGGAGGACGACGGGAACCTTTCGATCGTCCACCGCTCGTTCGCGGAGTTCGCGCCCGACCCCGGCGGGGCGAGCCTTGTCGTCCTCGGACCGGGAAGCGATCCGAACGAGGAGGAAGCGGCGTGGCTCCGCCAATTCGTGAGGGCCGGGGGCCGCGCGCTCGTCGCCGACGATTTCGGCCGGGGCAACGCGTTTCTCGAGGCCATCGGAGCGAAAACGCGCTTCGCGGGCGACGCCCTCGCGGGCCTCGCCTACGCCCGGAGCCCCGGTTTCGTCGTCTCCGCGAACTTCACCGCGCACCCGCTCGTCGAGGGCGTCTCCGAAAGCGTGCTCTCCTTCCCGACCGCCCTCGATCTCGGGGGCTCGGCCACGTCCCTTGCGCGAACGGACGGGTCGACGTGGCTCGACCGCGACCGCGACCTCGAGCGGGACGCGGGCGAGCAAGCGGGCCCGTTCACGTGGATCGCGGTCGAGCGCGTCGGCGCCGGCGAGGTGCTCATCGTGGCCGACCCCAGCGTCTTCGTGAACGGCCTGCGCCCGCTCGGGGACAACGCGCGCCTCGCGTCGAACGCGATCGCGTGGCTCGCGATCGACGGGCGCCGCATCCTGATCGACGAATCCCACCGCGATTACCCGGATCCCGTGCGGTTCCTCGGCGCGTCGCTGCGGGCGCTCCCCGAAACCTGGAGGCTCGGCCTCGCCGTCGGGGGCTTCCTCGCGTTCGTCGCCTTCGCATCCGTCGACGGCCGCGCGCTCGCGCGACGCCCCCGCGCCGCGCTCGAGCGCCTCCTCGGCCGCCTCCTTCCCCCCGCCAGACCGCGGACCCGCGATCTCGTCGCGGAGGCGCGCAAGCGGCACCCTGATTGGGACGAAAGCGCTTTGACAGACATCCTCGCTCAGTGGAAGGTCAAGCCATGA
- the glmM gene encoding phosphoglucosamine mutase: protein MQFGSSGIRGLLTEVTPDIAVRLGLALGATHASVVVGRDARTSSIMLEEALVAGLLSAGASVARAGLAPTPALAYATRDGFACGVAITASHNPPEYNGFKPWNPDGSAFDAAQRADVEKRMAAADPPRPDWRGVGASRVYEDATGRHARAIVERLGTLPRPLRVVVDCGNGAASLESPLLMRALGASVVTLNAQPDGTFPGRPSEPSAENLRALSEVVRQTGADLGLAHDGDADRLAAVDERGRAVAGDALVALFARASGARRVAVPVDTSLLVDDALPGVAIDRTRVGDAYVSETLRRTGGGWGGEASGAFIFPDFSLCPDGPLAAATLAHKVAREGPLSKLVDALPRYPIARGSHPVPNERKAAVLAGVARRLAGEGRVSTLDGVRVDLPEGWILVRASGTEPKVRWTAEARRPEDLERLKTRAEGALKAEVS from the coding sequence GTGCAGTTCGGAAGCTCCGGCATCCGCGGCCTCCTCACCGAGGTCACGCCCGACATCGCCGTGCGGCTCGGCCTCGCCCTCGGCGCGACCCACGCAAGCGTCGTCGTCGGCCGCGACGCGCGCACCTCCTCCATCATGCTCGAGGAGGCGCTCGTCGCGGGCCTCCTCTCGGCGGGCGCGAGCGTCGCCCGCGCGGGTCTCGCGCCGACCCCCGCGCTCGCCTACGCGACCCGTGACGGTTTCGCGTGCGGCGTCGCGATCACGGCGAGCCACAACCCGCCCGAATACAACGGCTTCAAGCCCTGGAATCCCGACGGGTCGGCCTTCGACGCGGCCCAGCGCGCCGACGTGGAGAAGCGCATGGCCGCCGCCGACCCGCCGCGGCCCGATTGGCGGGGCGTCGGCGCCTCGCGCGTCTACGAGGACGCGACGGGCCGCCACGCGCGCGCGATCGTCGAGCGTCTCGGGACGCTTCCGAGGCCGCTGCGCGTCGTCGTCGACTGCGGCAACGGCGCCGCCTCCCTCGAATCCCCGCTCCTCATGCGCGCGCTCGGCGCGAGCGTCGTCACCCTGAACGCGCAGCCCGACGGCACCTTCCCGGGCCGCCCGAGCGAGCCGAGCGCCGAGAACCTGCGCGCGCTCTCCGAGGTCGTGCGCCAGACGGGCGCGGACCTGGGCCTTGCGCACGACGGCGACGCGGACCGGCTCGCGGCCGTTGACGAGCGCGGCCGCGCCGTCGCGGGCGACGCGCTCGTCGCGCTCTTCGCGCGCGCTTCCGGCGCGCGCCGCGTGGCGGTTCCGGTCGACACGAGCCTGCTCGTCGACGACGCGCTCCCGGGCGTCGCGATCGACCGCACGCGCGTCGGGGACGCCTACGTCTCGGAAACGCTGCGGAGAACGGGCGGCGGCTGGGGCGGCGAGGCCTCGGGCGCCTTCATCTTTCCGGACTTCAGCCTCTGCCCCGACGGACCGCTTGCGGCCGCGACGCTCGCGCACAAAGTGGCGCGCGAGGGACCCCTCTCGAAGCTCGTGGACGCGCTTCCGCGCTACCCGATCGCCCGCGGGTCCCACCCGGTCCCGAACGAGCGCAAGGCGGCCGTCCTCGCGGGCGTCGCGCGGCGTCTTGCGGGCGAGGGTCGGGTCTCGACGCTCGACGGGGTGCGCGTGGACCTTCCGGAGGGCTGGATCCTCGTGCGCGCGAGCGGCACGGAGCCGAAGGTGCGCTGGACCGCCGAGGCGCGTCGCCCGGAGGACCTCGAAAGACTCAAGACGAGGGCCGAGGGTGCCTTGAAGGCCGAGGTGTCATGA
- a CDS encoding MoxR family ATPase: MTDPAAIAKSLERARAEIARVVVGYDDVATDLLVGLLANGHVLLEGVPGIAKTTLAKTFATASGLTFKRVQFTQDLLPADITGHYYFDQKTEDFAMRRGPVFTNLLLADEINRAPPKTQSALLEAMEERQVTIEGRTFPLESPFMVIATMNPVDVEGVYKLPEAQLDRFMIRTRMGYLDPERERQMLEAKAFAAPRTVSPALDDKTLKAAQAAVQAVHVERDVVAYVQGVARATRDHPGVTLGASPRAMEQMMQAARAIALLDGRGHVLPDDVKYVAPRVLNHRIILHVDAEIEGKTPESAVADALAKVEVPKGPPARSAAFSVARRDTR, encoded by the coding sequence ATGACGGATCCCGCCGCGATCGCGAAGAGCCTCGAGCGCGCCCGAGCCGAGATCGCCCGCGTCGTCGTCGGCTACGACGACGTCGCCACCGACCTCCTCGTGGGGCTCCTCGCGAACGGCCACGTGCTCCTCGAAGGGGTCCCGGGCATCGCGAAGACCACGCTCGCGAAGACCTTCGCAACGGCGAGCGGCCTCACGTTCAAGCGCGTCCAGTTCACGCAGGATCTTCTTCCGGCGGACATCACGGGGCATTACTACTTCGACCAGAAAACCGAGGACTTTGCGATGCGGCGCGGCCCGGTCTTCACGAACCTCCTCCTCGCGGACGAGATCAACCGCGCGCCGCCCAAGACGCAAAGCGCCCTCCTCGAAGCGATGGAGGAGCGGCAGGTGACGATCGAGGGCCGCACCTTCCCGCTCGAATCGCCGTTCATGGTCATCGCGACGATGAACCCGGTCGACGTCGAGGGCGTGTACAAGCTCCCCGAAGCGCAGCTCGACCGCTTCATGATCCGCACGCGCATGGGCTACCTCGACCCCGAACGCGAGCGCCAGATGCTCGAAGCGAAGGCTTTCGCGGCGCCGCGGACCGTGTCCCCCGCCCTCGACGACAAGACGCTCAAGGCCGCGCAAGCCGCGGTCCAGGCGGTCCACGTCGAACGCGACGTCGTCGCCTACGTGCAGGGCGTCGCGCGGGCGACGCGCGACCACCCGGGCGTGACGCTCGGCGCGAGCCCGCGCGCGATGGAGCAGATGATGCAGGCCGCCCGGGCCATCGCGCTCCTCGACGGCCGGGGCCACGTCCTTCCGGACGACGTGAAATACGTCGCCCCGCGCGTTCTCAACCACCGCATCATCCTCCACGTGGACGCCGAGATCGAAGGCAAGACGCCCGAGTCCGCGGTCGCGGATGCCCTCGCGAAGGTCGAGGTCCCGAAGGGGCCGCCCGCCCGCAGCGCCGCCTTCTCGGTCGCGCGTCGGGACACGCGGTGA